A window from Larimichthys crocea isolate SSNF chromosome XXIII, L_crocea_2.0, whole genome shotgun sequence encodes these proteins:
- the rnf6 gene encoding E3 ubiquitin-protein ligase RNF6 isoform X1: MDPPGGGDERRRQAERLRREEAYYHFINELSEEEYRLMRDSNLLGTPGEVTAEELRQRLDGAKERMSTQPRAEQRLQTADSGEQQGSSGEGEERGAGGRRGAGGTEPGAETSNGDSLLEWLNTFRRTGNATRSGQSGNQTWRAVSRTNPNSGEFRFSLEININHDQPEPGEHNDTADTAELPVTAPNTTSSSIRTASSFSNPRPSTTPRPAPYPTPRPALSRRTQTRRTRSSTTTLSMSPPALPAPVAAPAAAQRRGATLHSLAPPPTLPNPPLDQTTPLQQQALNAEVEQGSDHMSASIDCPRVSPQSVSQAPSVGHELRGSRTRSRGRARRAAAGGGGGVSSRLSRRSRSPLHRIPVASATTPSSSGAGGSSIHTVEPGSGTSSVSMETREAVAEPVAVTEPAVETGERESESHVIGSGSSAVRRHPTIMLDLQVRRIRPGENRDRDSIASRTRSRARVAENTVTFESDSGGFRRTISRSERAGIRTYVSTIRIPLRRISETGLGEPNSTALRSILRQIMTGFGELSSLMETEADSETVAPSHTDASGTNSNTSPTSRLHTNESAASQVGTGVADQERVGLVGSEEDQGGQARLGGGVVSTTEGRATSRDTNNLVENGTLPILRLAHFFLLNDEEDDEHPRGLTKEQIDNLSTRTYGQASLEGEMGRACSVCINEYAQGNKLRRLPCSHEFHIHCIDRWLSENNTCPICRQPILTVHHD; the protein is encoded by the exons ATGGACCCTCCTGGTGGGGGAGACGAACGGCGGAGGCAGGCAGAGCGTCTTCGACGGGAGGAGGCGTACTATCACTTCATTAATGAACTGAGCGAAGAGGAGTATCGTCTGATGAGAGACAGCAACCTGCTCGGCACTCCTG GGGAGGTGACGGCTGAGGAGCTCCGGCAGCGTCTCGACGGAGCGAAGGAGCGCATGTCAACTCAGCCCCGCGCTGAGCAGCGCTTGCAGACTGCTGATTCTGGAGAACAGCAGGGCAGCAGCggtgagggagaggagagaggggctGGAGGGAGACGAGGGGCAG gggGCACAGAGCCTGGAGCAGAAACTTCTAATGGTGACTCATTACTGGAGTGGCTTAACACTTTCAGACGTACTGGCAATGCCACTCGCAGTGGGCAGAGTGGCAACCAGACATGGCGCGCTGTCAGCCGGACCAACCCCAACAGTGGAGAATTTCGCTTTAGTCTCGAAATCAACATCAACCACGATCAGCCAGAGCCGGGGGAGCACAATGACACTGCGGACACTGCAGAGCTGCCAGTGACTGCCCCAAACACGACTTCATCCTCCATACGCACCGCGTCCTCTTTCTCCAACCCCCGCCCTTCAACCACGCCAAGGCCTGCCCCGTACCCAACCCCCCGCCCGGCACTCAGTCGGAGGACGCAGACGCGGCGTACGCGCAGCAGCACTACAACTCTTTCTATGAGCCCACCTGCACTTCCCGCACCGGTGGCCGCCCCAGCTGCTGCTCAGCGGAGAGGTGCCACTTTGCACTCTTTAGCACCTCCTCCGACTCTTCCCAACCCTCCTCTGGATCAAACTACACCTTTGCAACAACAAGCCCTGAATGCAGAAGTAGAGCAGGGCAGTGATCATATGTCTGCTTCTATAGACTGTCCTCGTGTGTCACCCCAGTCTGTATCTCAGGCCCCATCAGTGGGACATGAATTACGGGGCAGTAGGACTCGATCACGTGGTCGTGCACGCAGGGCTGCGgctgggggtgggggtggggtttCATCCCGTTTGTCAAGGCGAAGCCGTTCCCCCTTGCACAGAATACCTGTGGCCAGTGCCACTACGCCATCAAGCAGTGGTGCCGGTGGCTCTAGCATTCACACTGTTGAGCCAGGCAGTGGCACAAGCTCcgtttccatggaaacaagaGAGGCTGTGGCAGAACCTGTAGCTGTAACAGAGCCAGCCGTAGAGACAGGAGAGCGCGAGAGTGAATCCCACGTAATAGGATCAGGAAGTTCAGCGGTGCGACGGCACCCAACCATCATGTTGGACCTACAGGTGAGAAGGATTCGACCTGGGGAAAACCGCGATCGGGACAGCATCGCCAGTAGAACGCGTTCTCGTGCCCGCGTCGCCGAGAATACCGTCACATTTGAAAGTGACAGCGGTGGATTTAGACGCACCATTTCCCGCTCTGAGCGAGCCGGGATCCGCACCTATGTGAGCACTATCCGGATTCCACTGAGACGCATTAGTGAGACGGGCCTGGGGGAGCCAAACTCCACCGCCCTGCGCTCCATCTTGCGGCAGATCATGACTGGGTTTGGGGAGCTGAGCTCCCTAATGGAGACAGAGGCTGATTCTGAAACTGTTGCACCTAGCCACACAGATGCTAGTGGTACAAATAGTAATACCAGCCCAACCAGTCGCCTGCATACAAACGAAAGTGCAGCCAGCCAGGTTGGTACAGGTGTGGCCGACCAGGAGAGGGTGGGACTGGTGGGAAGTGAAGAGGACCAGGGTGGACAAGCCAGGCTCGGAGGAGGTGTAGTGAGCACCACAGAGGGACGGGCCACCAGCAGAGACACCAACAACCTGGTAGAAAATGGCACTCTACCTATTCTGCGGCTGGCACACTTCTTCTTGCTcaatgatgaggaggatgatgaacACCCTAGGGGCCTGACTAAAGAGCAGATTGACAATCTATCCACACGTACCTATGGTCAGGCCAGCCTGGAGGGGGAGATGGGTCGCGCATGCAGCGTCTGCATCAACGAGTACGCCCAGGGCAACAAGCTACGTCGCCTGCCCTGCTCCCACGAATTCCACATCCACTGCATCGACCGCTGGCTCTCTGAAAACAACACCTGCCCCATCTGCAGGCAGCCCATACTCACGGTGCATCATGACTGA
- the rnf6 gene encoding E3 ubiquitin-protein ligase RNF6 isoform X2: MCRGINICIEDKYITVLRSPTNTVKVTDYSQTEFCRRCVLPRNYCCPGVVVSDGARHVAPLVPSWFVREGRAEQTVHITAALSALFTVMDPPGGGDERRRQAERLRREEAYYHFINELSEEEYRLMRDSNLLGTPGEVTAEELRQRLDGAKERMSTQPRAEQRLQTADSGEQQGSSGGTEPGAETSNGDSLLEWLNTFRRTGNATRSGQSGNQTWRAVSRTNPNSGEFRFSLEININHDQPEPGEHNDTADTAELPVTAPNTTSSSIRTASSFSNPRPSTTPRPAPYPTPRPALSRRTQTRRTRSSTTTLSMSPPALPAPVAAPAAAQRRGATLHSLAPPPTLPNPPLDQTTPLQQQALNAEVEQGSDHMSASIDCPRVSPQSVSQAPSVGHELRGSRTRSRGRARRAAAGGGGGVSSRLSRRSRSPLHRIPVASATTPSSSGAGGSSIHTVEPGSGTSSVSMETREAVAEPVAVTEPAVETGERESESHVIGSGSSAVRRHPTIMLDLQVRRIRPGENRDRDSIASRTRSRARVAENTVTFESDSGGFRRTISRSERAGIRTYVSTIRIPLRRISETGLGEPNSTALRSILRQIMTGFGELSSLMETEADSETVAPSHTDASGTNSNTSPTSRLHTNESAASQVGTGVADQERVGLVGSEEDQGGQARLGGGVVSTTEGRATSRDTNNLVENGTLPILRLAHFFLLNDEEDDEHPRGLTKEQIDNLSTRTYGQASLEGEMGRACSVCINEYAQGNKLRRLPCSHEFHIHCIDRWLSENNTCPICRQPILTVHHD, from the exons ATGTGCCGGGGAATAAACATATGCatagaagataaatatataactgtgttaagaagtcCTACAAATACTGTAAAAGTCACTGATTATTCACAAACTGAGTTTTGCAGACGCTGTGTGTTACCTAGGAACTATTGTTGCCCAGGGGTGGTTGTTTCTGACGGAGCGCGTCATGTAGCACCACTGGTCCCATCTTGGTTTGTGAGAGAAGGGAGAGCAGAGCAAACCGTCCATATTACCGCTGCTTTGTCAG CACTTTTCACGGTGATGGACCCTCCTGGTGGGGGAGACGAACGGCGGAGGCAGGCAGAGCGTCTTCGACGGGAGGAGGCGTACTATCACTTCATTAATGAACTGAGCGAAGAGGAGTATCGTCTGATGAGAGACAGCAACCTGCTCGGCACTCCTG GGGAGGTGACGGCTGAGGAGCTCCGGCAGCGTCTCGACGGAGCGAAGGAGCGCATGTCAACTCAGCCCCGCGCTGAGCAGCGCTTGCAGACTGCTGATTCTGGAGAACAGCAGGGCAGCAGCg gggGCACAGAGCCTGGAGCAGAAACTTCTAATGGTGACTCATTACTGGAGTGGCTTAACACTTTCAGACGTACTGGCAATGCCACTCGCAGTGGGCAGAGTGGCAACCAGACATGGCGCGCTGTCAGCCGGACCAACCCCAACAGTGGAGAATTTCGCTTTAGTCTCGAAATCAACATCAACCACGATCAGCCAGAGCCGGGGGAGCACAATGACACTGCGGACACTGCAGAGCTGCCAGTGACTGCCCCAAACACGACTTCATCCTCCATACGCACCGCGTCCTCTTTCTCCAACCCCCGCCCTTCAACCACGCCAAGGCCTGCCCCGTACCCAACCCCCCGCCCGGCACTCAGTCGGAGGACGCAGACGCGGCGTACGCGCAGCAGCACTACAACTCTTTCTATGAGCCCACCTGCACTTCCCGCACCGGTGGCCGCCCCAGCTGCTGCTCAGCGGAGAGGTGCCACTTTGCACTCTTTAGCACCTCCTCCGACTCTTCCCAACCCTCCTCTGGATCAAACTACACCTTTGCAACAACAAGCCCTGAATGCAGAAGTAGAGCAGGGCAGTGATCATATGTCTGCTTCTATAGACTGTCCTCGTGTGTCACCCCAGTCTGTATCTCAGGCCCCATCAGTGGGACATGAATTACGGGGCAGTAGGACTCGATCACGTGGTCGTGCACGCAGGGCTGCGgctgggggtgggggtggggtttCATCCCGTTTGTCAAGGCGAAGCCGTTCCCCCTTGCACAGAATACCTGTGGCCAGTGCCACTACGCCATCAAGCAGTGGTGCCGGTGGCTCTAGCATTCACACTGTTGAGCCAGGCAGTGGCACAAGCTCcgtttccatggaaacaagaGAGGCTGTGGCAGAACCTGTAGCTGTAACAGAGCCAGCCGTAGAGACAGGAGAGCGCGAGAGTGAATCCCACGTAATAGGATCAGGAAGTTCAGCGGTGCGACGGCACCCAACCATCATGTTGGACCTACAGGTGAGAAGGATTCGACCTGGGGAAAACCGCGATCGGGACAGCATCGCCAGTAGAACGCGTTCTCGTGCCCGCGTCGCCGAGAATACCGTCACATTTGAAAGTGACAGCGGTGGATTTAGACGCACCATTTCCCGCTCTGAGCGAGCCGGGATCCGCACCTATGTGAGCACTATCCGGATTCCACTGAGACGCATTAGTGAGACGGGCCTGGGGGAGCCAAACTCCACCGCCCTGCGCTCCATCTTGCGGCAGATCATGACTGGGTTTGGGGAGCTGAGCTCCCTAATGGAGACAGAGGCTGATTCTGAAACTGTTGCACCTAGCCACACAGATGCTAGTGGTACAAATAGTAATACCAGCCCAACCAGTCGCCTGCATACAAACGAAAGTGCAGCCAGCCAGGTTGGTACAGGTGTGGCCGACCAGGAGAGGGTGGGACTGGTGGGAAGTGAAGAGGACCAGGGTGGACAAGCCAGGCTCGGAGGAGGTGTAGTGAGCACCACAGAGGGACGGGCCACCAGCAGAGACACCAACAACCTGGTAGAAAATGGCACTCTACCTATTCTGCGGCTGGCACACTTCTTCTTGCTcaatgatgaggaggatgatgaacACCCTAGGGGCCTGACTAAAGAGCAGATTGACAATCTATCCACACGTACCTATGGTCAGGCCAGCCTGGAGGGGGAGATGGGTCGCGCATGCAGCGTCTGCATCAACGAGTACGCCCAGGGCAACAAGCTACGTCGCCTGCCCTGCTCCCACGAATTCCACATCCACTGCATCGACCGCTGGCTCTCTGAAAACAACACCTGCCCCATCTGCAGGCAGCCCATACTCACGGTGCATCATGACTGA